A genomic stretch from Pseudomonas alkylphenolica includes:
- a CDS encoding DUF1028 domain-containing protein has translation MTFSIVGRCAETGQLGIAISSSSIAVGARCPWLRSGVGAVSSQNITLPALGPQVLDALGEGLAPHQALDHALTRNGYSQYRQVAVVDAQGRTAVFSGNHALGTHNALAGEQCVAAGNLLANSAVIERMVEAFENSEGCLAARLLSALQAGQDAGGEAGAVHSAALSVVGELVWPIVDLRVDWADENPIGELQKLWSAYEPQLQDYLTRALNPTLAPSYGVPGDE, from the coding sequence ATGACCTTTTCCATCGTCGGTCGCTGCGCCGAAACCGGCCAGCTGGGGATTGCCATCAGTTCGTCGAGCATTGCCGTCGGTGCCCGTTGCCCCTGGCTGCGCTCCGGTGTCGGTGCGGTTTCGAGCCAGAACATCACCTTGCCGGCCCTCGGGCCGCAAGTGCTCGATGCCCTGGGTGAAGGGCTGGCGCCGCACCAGGCGCTGGACCACGCACTGACCCGCAACGGCTACAGCCAATACCGTCAGGTAGCGGTGGTTGATGCACAAGGGCGAACTGCGGTGTTCAGCGGTAATCATGCCCTGGGCACGCACAACGCCCTGGCCGGCGAGCAATGTGTGGCCGCTGGCAATCTGCTGGCCAACAGCGCGGTGATCGAGCGCATGGTCGAAGCCTTTGAGAACAGCGAAGGTTGTCTGGCGGCGCGCTTGCTGAGCGCACTGCAAGCCGGGCAGGACGCTGGCGGGGAGGCGGGGGCGGTACATTCGGCGGCGCTGTCGGTGGTTGGCGAGCTGGTCTGGCCGATCGTCGATCTGCGCGTGGACTGGGCTGACGAGAACCCCATCGGCGAACTGCAGAAGCTCTGGAGCGCCTATGAGCCACAGCTGCAGGACTACCTGACCCGCGCCCTGAACCCGACCCTGGCCCCGAGCTATGGAGTGCCGGGCGATGAGTGA
- a CDS encoding GNAT family N-acetyltransferase, translating into MLTTLRCARDDDADLLPAIERSAAQAFLACEGLQWIASEDVLGTAQHRAFIAAGHTWVVADEQDRPQGFLCGQACGEDWHIVELSVARALQGQGQGRRLIATVSAWAQAQGFTGLTLTTFASVPWNAPFYARLGFERLDAQSCSDFLQRQLAAEQAHGLTDRCAMRLKLQGVP; encoded by the coding sequence ATGCTCACCACCCTCCGTTGCGCCCGCGACGACGACGCAGACTTGCTGCCGGCTATCGAACGTTCTGCCGCGCAAGCCTTCCTTGCCTGCGAAGGCCTGCAGTGGATCGCCAGCGAAGACGTGCTCGGAACCGCGCAGCATCGCGCATTCATCGCTGCCGGTCATACCTGGGTAGTGGCTGACGAGCAGGATCGTCCACAGGGCTTTCTCTGTGGCCAGGCCTGTGGCGAGGACTGGCACATCGTTGAGCTGTCGGTGGCGCGAGCGCTGCAAGGCCAAGGACAAGGTCGCCGGTTGATCGCCACGGTCAGCGCCTGGGCGCAAGCGCAAGGCTTTACCGGGCTGACCTTGACTACCTTCGCCAGCGTGCCATGGAATGCGCCCTTCTATGCACGCCTGGGCTTTGAGCGGCTTGATGCGCAAAGCTGCAGCGATTTCCTGCAACGTCAACTAGCTGCCGAACAGGCTCACGGGCTGACTGATCGGTGCGCGATGCGCCTGAAACTTCAGGGCGTGCCCTGA
- a CDS encoding DNA-binding protein — protein sequence MARGGINKAVVHKARQALLARGVHPSIDAVRIELGNTGSKTTIHRYLKELDNQYPAQPLSTPNLSDALATLVEQLAEQLREEGEARIEEVRSTFEAERQTLLAQVQISQQALAALQQQHEIQAAALAGESAALATTRSTLQTEQTRNATLNQAVGELNLRLADKDEQVQQLQVELRQLQQTLIVKQDELTRLNRDNEGLLVQIRTFKDAQRTLKTQSERRQVQIQGLEVNLAQLNGSRGELEKQNQNLALSLAERVTELRQQLQLIGKLEAQLRQAEKQAQQLQGTP from the coding sequence ATGGCCCGTGGCGGAATCAACAAGGCTGTCGTGCACAAGGCACGGCAAGCGCTGCTGGCCCGTGGTGTACATCCCAGTATCGATGCGGTACGTATCGAACTCGGCAACACCGGGTCGAAAACCACCATTCACCGCTACCTGAAAGAGCTGGACAACCAGTACCCGGCGCAGCCATTGAGCACGCCGAATCTCAGCGATGCGCTGGCAACACTGGTCGAGCAACTGGCCGAGCAGTTGCGTGAGGAAGGGGAGGCGCGAATCGAGGAAGTGCGCAGCACGTTCGAGGCGGAGCGGCAAACGCTGCTGGCCCAGGTACAGATCAGCCAGCAGGCATTGGCAGCGCTGCAACAGCAGCATGAAATCCAGGCCGCAGCCTTGGCCGGTGAGTCCGCCGCGCTGGCCACCACGCGCAGTACTTTGCAGACCGAACAGACCCGCAACGCCACACTCAATCAGGCCGTTGGCGAATTGAACCTGCGCCTGGCCGACAAAGACGAGCAGGTGCAGCAGCTTCAGGTCGAACTGCGGCAGTTGCAGCAGACCTTGATCGTCAAGCAGGACGAACTGACGCGCCTGAACCGTGACAACGAAGGCTTGCTGGTACAGATCCGTACGTTCAAGGATGCCCAGCGCACGCTCAAAACCCAAAGCGAGCGGCGCCAGGTGCAAATCCAGGGGCTGGAAGTGAACCTGGCGCAACTCAATGGTTCGCGGGGCGAGCTGGAAAAGCAGAACCAGAACCTGGCGCTGAGCCTGGCCGAGCGGGTCACCGAATTGCGTCAGCAGTTGCAGCTGATTGGCAAGCTGGAGGCACAGCTACGTCAGGCGGAAAAACAGGCGCAGCAGCTTCAGGGCACGCCCTGA
- the argE gene encoding acetylornithine deacetylase codes for MSELRSRALLARLIGFATVSRDSNLQLIEFVRDYLQGLGVGCELIYNAERSKANLLASIGPAVAGGVVLSGHTDVVPVDGQPWTVEPFALSERDGKLYGRGAADMKGYLASVLAAVPVFLASPLRRPVHLAFSYDEEVGCLGVRSLLEVLPQRIPQPALCLIGEPTELKPVLGHKGKLAMRCHVHGAPCHSAYAPYGVNAIEQAARLIGRLGEIGQRLAAPEHHDERFDPAFSTVQVGVIQGGTALNIVPADCRFDFEVRALPAFEPQAVVDELQSYAEQTLLPAMQAVKADTAIRFEPISAYPGLATAPESAAAQLVAQLCGSNDFSTVAFGTEGGLFDQAGIPAVVCGPGSMDQGHKPDEFVSVEQMAACDRLMDRLAEYLCSN; via the coding sequence ATGAGTGAGCTGCGCAGCCGCGCCTTGCTGGCCAGGCTGATCGGTTTTGCCACGGTCAGCCGCGACTCGAACCTGCAGTTGATCGAGTTCGTGCGCGACTACCTGCAAGGCCTTGGGGTGGGTTGCGAGCTGATCTACAACGCCGAGCGCAGCAAAGCCAACCTGCTGGCCAGTATCGGGCCGGCAGTGGCGGGCGGCGTGGTGCTGTCGGGGCATACCGATGTGGTGCCGGTGGACGGTCAGCCCTGGACGGTTGAGCCGTTCGCCCTCAGCGAGCGCGATGGCAAACTCTACGGCCGCGGTGCGGCAGACATGAAAGGCTATCTGGCTTCGGTACTGGCTGCGGTGCCGGTGTTTCTTGCCAGCCCGCTACGCCGCCCCGTGCACCTGGCGTTTTCGTATGACGAAGAGGTGGGGTGCCTGGGTGTGCGCAGTCTGCTGGAAGTACTGCCGCAACGTATCCCACAGCCGGCCCTGTGTCTGATCGGCGAGCCGACAGAACTCAAGCCGGTGCTGGGTCACAAAGGCAAGCTGGCGATGCGTTGCCATGTGCATGGCGCACCGTGCCATTCGGCCTATGCGCCGTATGGCGTGAATGCCATCGAACAGGCGGCACGCCTGATCGGTCGCCTGGGTGAGATCGGCCAGCGCCTGGCCGCACCAGAGCATCACGATGAACGTTTTGATCCGGCGTTCTCCACGGTGCAGGTCGGGGTGATCCAGGGCGGTACGGCGCTGAACATCGTGCCGGCGGATTGTCGCTTCGATTTTGAGGTGCGTGCCTTGCCAGCGTTCGAGCCGCAAGCGGTGGTCGACGAATTGCAAAGCTACGCCGAGCAGACGCTGTTGCCGGCCATGCAGGCGGTCAAGGCCGACACGGCGATTCGCTTTGAACCGATTTCGGCTTATCCGGGCCTGGCCACCGCGCCTGAAAGCGCCGCCGCGCAGTTGGTCGCGCAACTGTGCGGCAGCAATGATTTCAGCACCGTAGCCTTTGGCACCGAAGGTGGTTTGTTCGACCAGGCCGGGATTCCGGCGGTGGTCTGTGGCCCCGGCAGTATGGATCAGGGCCACAAACCCGACGAATTCGTCAGTGTCGAGCAAATGGCGGCCTGCGACCGCCTGATGGACCGCCTGGCCGAGTACCTCTGCAGCAATTGA
- a CDS encoding helix-turn-helix transcriptional regulator, which yields MGSNRLQSEEWFQQIAHVVDCIGTSGFVESLFAALNSLAPAHAITVFLFPHEGLPSALFERDEEGPWMPEGNVRKYLEGFYLLCPFYRASMEGIAPGCYRLSDVAPDHFKRSKYYLSFYQHARLEDELNYIVPLGPKLTIAVALASTCRMSRQQVDELKRIAPWVLAVVRRHWGDLDADSLGGRFESALGRQINAALTKFGSSLLTERECLVAQYMLRGHSIRSLAERLGISEDTVKTHRKHLYAKLDIAKQSELFSLFIDSVAQAQEGLSKDPLESYLRRRR from the coding sequence ATGGGCAGTAACCGGCTTCAATCCGAAGAGTGGTTCCAGCAGATCGCTCATGTGGTCGACTGCATCGGGACGTCAGGGTTTGTCGAGTCGTTGTTCGCAGCGCTCAACTCCCTGGCGCCCGCCCATGCCATCACCGTGTTCCTGTTTCCTCATGAAGGCCTGCCTTCGGCATTGTTCGAGCGGGACGAGGAGGGGCCATGGATGCCAGAAGGCAATGTGCGCAAGTACCTTGAGGGCTTCTACCTGCTGTGCCCGTTCTACCGGGCCAGCATGGAGGGCATCGCGCCAGGCTGTTACCGGCTGAGCGATGTCGCACCGGACCACTTCAAGCGCAGCAAATATTATCTGTCGTTCTACCAGCATGCGCGTCTTGAAGACGAGCTCAACTACATCGTGCCGCTCGGGCCGAAACTGACGATCGCCGTTGCCTTGGCGAGCACCTGCCGCATGAGCCGGCAACAGGTCGACGAACTCAAGCGCATTGCCCCCTGGGTGCTGGCGGTAGTACGCCGGCATTGGGGCGATCTTGATGCTGATTCGCTCGGCGGCCGCTTTGAAAGCGCGCTTGGCCGGCAGATCAACGCAGCGCTGACCAAGTTCGGCTCTTCCTTGTTGACCGAGCGTGAGTGCCTGGTCGCTCAATACATGCTCCGCGGTCATTCCATCCGCTCACTCGCCGAACGCCTTGGTATCAGCGAGGACACCGTCAAGACCCACCGCAAGCACCTCTACGCCAAGCTTGATATCGCCAAGCAGTCGGAGCTGTTTTCGCTGTTCATCGACTCGGTGGCCCAAGCCCAGGAAGGGTTGAGCAAAGACCCGCTGGAAAGCTACCTGCGCCGCAGGCGCTGA
- a CDS encoding MgtC/SapB family protein, whose protein sequence is MDWKVFLLRVTVALVLGALIGAERQLRQRLTGLRTNALVSTGACLFVLMTQAVPDMAATDASRIAAYVVSGIGFLGGGVIMRDGLNVRGLNTAATLWCTAAVGVLCSMGLLLEAAVGSCVVLCANILLRDIAQRLNHQEVLPANEAEQRFEVRITCRAEDEIQVRSLMLHSFGSGGLRLQSLHSEDLANPAKLEVRAELLGSPDAPTQLERLVSRVSLEKGVSSVRWQVHEITAD, encoded by the coding sequence ATGGATTGGAAAGTATTTCTCCTGCGCGTCACCGTCGCGCTCGTACTCGGTGCCCTGATCGGCGCTGAACGTCAACTGCGCCAACGCCTGACCGGCCTGCGCACCAATGCCCTGGTCAGTACTGGCGCCTGCCTGTTTGTGCTGATGACCCAGGCCGTGCCGGACATGGCCGCCACCGATGCTTCGCGTATTGCCGCCTATGTGGTGTCGGGCATCGGTTTTCTCGGCGGTGGCGTGATCATGCGCGATGGCCTGAATGTGCGCGGTCTGAACACGGCCGCGACGCTGTGGTGCACCGCTGCGGTCGGGGTGCTGTGCAGCATGGGGCTGTTGCTGGAGGCGGCCGTCGGCAGCTGTGTGGTGCTCTGTGCCAACATCCTGTTGCGCGACATTGCCCAGCGCCTGAACCATCAAGAGGTGCTGCCGGCCAATGAAGCCGAGCAGCGTTTTGAGGTGCGCATCACCTGCCGCGCCGAAGACGAAATCCAGGTGCGCAGCCTGATGCTGCACAGCTTCGGCAGTGGCGGTCTGCGCCTGCAGTCACTGCACAGCGAAGACCTGGCCAACCCGGCGAAACTGGAAGTGCGCGCCGAACTGCTCGGCAGCCCCGACGCGCCGACCCAGCTGGAACGCCTGGTCAGCCGGGTGAGCCTGGAAAAAGGTGTCAGTTCCGTGCGCTGGCAGGTACACGAGATTACGGCCGATTAA
- a CDS encoding RidA family protein translates to MPTHTRIRMFNTKDTYPNQTLDNDLCQAVRAGNTVYVRGQVGTDFNGQLVGLGDPRAQAEQAMRNVKQLLEEAGSDLSHIVKTTTYLIDPRYREPVYQEVGKWLKGVFPISTGLVVSALGQPQWLMEIDVIAVIPE, encoded by the coding sequence ATGCCTACTCATACTCGTATCCGCATGTTCAACACCAAAGACACCTACCCAAACCAGACCCTGGACAACGACCTGTGCCAGGCGGTCCGCGCCGGCAACACCGTGTATGTGCGTGGCCAGGTCGGTACCGACTTCAACGGCCAGTTGGTGGGTCTTGGTGATCCACGGGCCCAGGCCGAGCAGGCCATGCGCAACGTCAAGCAACTGCTCGAAGAGGCCGGCAGCGACCTGAGCCATATCGTCAAGACCACCACCTACCTGATCGACCCGCGCTACCGCGAGCCGGTGTACCAGGAAGTCGGCAAATGGCTCAAGGGTGTGTTCCCGATCTCTACCGGTCTGGTCGTCAGCGCCCTGGGTCAGCCGCAGTGGCTGATGGAAATCGACGTGATCGCAGTCATCCCCGAATAA
- a CDS encoding LysR family transcriptional regulator: MASYTLRQLKYFVTTVECGSVAEASRKLYIAQPSISTAIKGLEDSFGVQLFIRHHAQGVSLTPGGARFYRKALELLRMAREFEQNALADNDVVCGQIDIGCFETVAPLYLPRLIKGFRERFPGVEIRLQDGEQQELVQGLTGGRYDLAIFYDHDLDSTIETEALMAPQRPYALLPAGHRFAEQAQVSLRDLALEPMILLDVQPSRTYFVSIFEELGLSPNIIFSSPSIEMVRGMVGQGFGFALLVTRPHTTSTYDGQELVCVELAEDVTGSGLVAGWLKRAQLTKPAQLFVDYCKEQFAAWLV, from the coding sequence GTGGCGTCCTATACCTTGCGTCAGTTGAAGTATTTCGTCACCACCGTGGAATGCGGCAGCGTCGCCGAGGCGTCGCGCAAGCTGTACATTGCGCAACCGTCGATTTCAACCGCAATCAAAGGCCTGGAAGACAGCTTCGGCGTGCAGCTGTTTATCCGCCATCATGCTCAGGGCGTATCGCTTACGCCCGGTGGCGCACGCTTCTACCGCAAAGCCCTGGAACTGCTGCGCATGGCCCGCGAGTTCGAACAGAACGCCCTGGCCGATAACGACGTGGTTTGCGGACAGATCGATATCGGCTGTTTCGAGACTGTCGCCCCACTCTACCTGCCCCGCCTGATCAAGGGCTTTCGCGAGCGCTTTCCGGGGGTCGAGATCCGCCTGCAGGACGGCGAGCAGCAGGAGCTGGTGCAAGGCCTGACGGGTGGGCGTTACGACCTGGCGATCTTCTACGATCATGACCTGGACAGCACCATCGAGACCGAAGCGTTGATGGCGCCGCAACGGCCCTACGCCTTGTTGCCGGCCGGGCATCGCTTTGCCGAGCAGGCGCAGGTGTCGCTGCGTGATCTGGCGCTGGAGCCGATGATCCTGCTGGATGTGCAGCCCAGCCGTACCTATTTCGTGAGCATTTTCGAAGAGCTGGGGCTGAGCCCGAACATTATCTTCAGCTCGCCTTCAATTGAAATGGTGCGCGGCATGGTCGGCCAGGGCTTTGGTTTTGCGCTGCTGGTTACCCGGCCACACACCACCAGCACCTATGATGGGCAGGAGCTGGTCTGCGTCGAGCTGGCTGAAGATGTTACCGGCTCCGGCCTGGTGGCTGGCTGGTTGAAACGTGCGCAGCTGACCAAGCCTGCGCAGTTGTTTGTCGATTACTGCAAGGAGCAGTTTGCGGCCTGGTTGGTATAA
- a CDS encoding flavin-containing monooxygenase → MTNNKTAIDTLVVGAGQAGVAMSEHLSRLGVPHLVLERNRIAEAWRTGRWDSLVANGPAWHDRFPGLEFDGLDPDAFAGKDQVADYFEAYAKKFNAPVRTGVEVTKVERNVGRPGFTVETSDGVIEAKNVVVATGPFQRPVIPAIAPADGKVYQMHSAEYRNPQQLAEGAVLVVGAGSSGVQIADELQRAGKQVYLSVGAHDRPPRAYRNRDFCWWLGVLGLWDAEGVQPGKEHVTIAVSGARGGHTVDFRRLAQQGMTLVGLTKAINNGVVSFESNLAENIARGDENYLALLDAADAYIAANGLDLPPEPEARIMLPDPDCISNPILELDLAKAGITTIIWATGYSVDYNWLQVDAFKADGKPQHQRGVSSEPGIYFVGLPWLARRGSAFIWGVWHDARHIAEHIIKQRAYFDYRDASQRQAETPASHIQSASLMEVR, encoded by the coding sequence ATGACAAACAATAAAACAGCAATAGACACGCTCGTAGTCGGCGCCGGTCAAGCCGGTGTGGCGATGAGCGAACACTTGAGCCGACTCGGCGTGCCGCACCTGGTTCTGGAACGCAACCGTATCGCCGAAGCCTGGCGTACCGGGCGTTGGGATTCACTGGTTGCCAATGGCCCGGCCTGGCACGACCGCTTCCCCGGCCTGGAGTTCGACGGCCTCGATCCCGATGCTTTCGCCGGCAAAGACCAGGTGGCCGATTACTTCGAAGCCTACGCGAAAAAATTCAACGCCCCGGTACGCACCGGTGTCGAGGTGACCAAGGTAGAGCGCAATGTCGGTCGCCCTGGCTTCACCGTGGAAACCTCCGACGGCGTGATTGAAGCCAAAAATGTCGTGGTTGCCACTGGCCCGTTCCAGCGCCCGGTGATTCCGGCGATCGCGCCTGCAGACGGCAAGGTTTACCAGATGCACTCCGCCGAATACCGCAATCCTCAGCAATTGGCCGAAGGGGCTGTGCTGGTGGTGGGTGCCGGTTCTTCAGGTGTACAGATTGCCGATGAGCTGCAGCGTGCCGGCAAGCAGGTCTACCTCTCGGTCGGCGCCCATGATCGTCCGCCACGCGCCTATCGCAACCGCGACTTCTGCTGGTGGCTGGGTGTACTCGGCCTGTGGGACGCTGAAGGCGTACAACCCGGCAAAGAGCACGTCACCATTGCCGTCAGCGGTGCGCGTGGCGGTCATACCGTGGACTTCCGCCGCCTGGCCCAGCAGGGCATGACCCTGGTTGGCCTGACCAAGGCGATCAACAACGGCGTGGTGAGCTTCGAATCGAACCTGGCGGAGAACATTGCCCGCGGCGACGAAAACTATCTGGCCTTGCTTGATGCCGCCGACGCCTACATTGCCGCCAATGGCCTGGATCTGCCGCCAGAGCCGGAAGCACGGATCATGCTGCCGGACCCAGACTGCATCAGTAACCCGATCCTGGAGCTGGACCTGGCCAAGGCCGGCATCACCACGATCATCTGGGCCACCGGTTATTCGGTCGATTACAACTGGTTGCAGGTCGACGCCTTCAAGGCCGACGGCAAGCCGCAGCACCAGCGCGGCGTTTCCAGCGAACCGGGCATCTACTTCGTCGGCCTGCCATGGCTGGCACGTCGTGGCTCGGCCTTTATCTGGGGTGTGTGGCACGACGCCCGGCATATCGCTGAACACATCATCAAGCAACGCGCCTATTTCGATTACCGCGATGCCTCGCAACGCCAGGCCGAAACCCCTGCAAGCCACATTCAGTCCGCCAGCCTTATGGAAGTCCGTTGA
- a CDS encoding aldehyde dehydrogenase gives MFDLNFWQQRAKRQTFIDTALIGGHQVKPSSGATFDAINPATNQLLARVAACGEDEVNLAVRTARRAFNEGPWARMAPAQRKKILLRLSELLLEHREELALLDSLNMGKTVMDAYNIDVPGAAGVFAWYGEALDKVYDQVAPTAANALATITREALGVVAAVVPWNFPLDMAAWKLAPALAAGNSVVLKPAEQSPFSALRLGQLALEAGIPEGVLNVVPGLGESAGKALGLHPDVDCLVFTGSTQVGKYFMQYAAQSNLKQVWLECGGKSPNLVFADCQDLDLAAEKAAFGIFFNQGEVCSANSRLYVQRSIHDEFIERVIAKAQAWIPGDPLNPASTAGAIVDSEQTARIMRAIGQASEEGAKLLSGGEQLTFNGSSNFIQPTLFGNVKSDSRLARDEIFGPVLAISAFDSEEEAVQLANDSIYGLAASVWSDDLNRAHRVARALKAGTVSVNTMDALDTAVPFGGGKQSGFGRDLSLHSFDKYTQLKTTWFQLR, from the coding sequence GTGTTCGACCTTAACTTCTGGCAGCAGCGGGCCAAGCGCCAAACATTCATCGATACCGCCCTTATTGGTGGTCATCAGGTGAAGCCTTCCTCGGGGGCAACCTTCGATGCGATCAACCCCGCCACCAATCAGCTGCTCGCTCGCGTTGCGGCCTGTGGCGAGGACGAGGTCAACCTGGCTGTGCGCACCGCGCGCCGCGCATTTAACGAAGGTCCGTGGGCGCGCATGGCACCTGCGCAGCGCAAGAAGATCCTGCTCAGGCTTTCCGAACTGCTGCTGGAACACCGCGAAGAGCTGGCCCTGCTCGACTCCCTGAACATGGGCAAGACAGTCATGGATGCCTACAACATTGATGTTCCGGGGGCGGCCGGGGTGTTCGCCTGGTACGGCGAGGCGCTGGACAAGGTCTACGACCAGGTCGCGCCAACGGCTGCCAATGCATTGGCAACCATCACCCGCGAAGCATTGGGGGTCGTCGCTGCAGTCGTGCCATGGAACTTCCCGCTGGACATGGCGGCCTGGAAACTCGCCCCGGCGCTGGCCGCAGGAAACAGCGTGGTATTGAAGCCCGCTGAGCAGTCACCGTTCTCTGCCCTGCGCCTGGGCCAGCTTGCGCTGGAGGCCGGTATTCCGGAAGGCGTGCTTAACGTTGTGCCAGGGCTGGGCGAGAGCGCCGGCAAGGCCCTGGGGCTTCACCCGGACGTCGATTGCCTGGTGTTTACCGGGTCGACCCAGGTGGGCAAATACTTCATGCAGTATGCTGCCCAGTCGAACCTCAAGCAGGTCTGGCTGGAGTGCGGTGGCAAAAGCCCGAACCTGGTGTTCGCCGACTGCCAGGATCTCGATCTGGCTGCGGAAAAGGCGGCGTTCGGCATCTTCTTCAATCAGGGCGAGGTGTGTTCGGCCAACTCCCGGCTGTACGTGCAGCGCTCTATCCATGACGAGTTCATCGAGCGGGTGATCGCCAAGGCGCAAGCCTGGATCCCGGGTGATCCTCTTAACCCGGCCAGCACCGCAGGGGCGATCGTCGATAGCGAGCAGACCGCGCGCATCATGCGTGCGATTGGCCAGGCGAGTGAGGAGGGCGCGAAGCTGCTGAGCGGTGGCGAGCAGCTGACCTTCAATGGTTCCTCCAACTTCATCCAGCCGACCCTCTTCGGCAACGTGAAGAGCGACAGCCGCCTTGCCCGTGACGAAATCTTCGGCCCCGTGCTTGCCATCAGCGCCTTCGATAGCGAAGAGGAGGCAGTGCAGCTCGCCAACGACAGCATCTATGGCCTGGCCGCTTCGGTATGGAGTGACGATCTCAATCGCGCCCATCGCGTTGCCAGGGCGCTGAAGGCCGGCACCGTCTCGGTCAATACCATGGACGCACTCGATACTGCCGTTCCGTTCGGCGGGGGCAAGCAGTCCGGGTTCGGTCGCGATCTTTCGTTGCACTCGTTCGACAAGTACACACAACTGAAAACCACCTGGTTCCAGCTGCGTTAA
- a CDS encoding ABC transporter substrate-binding protein, producing MRTFTASLSFAVLTAVSLPALSSTSSLTVISFGGATKAAQQAAYFQPFESSGAGKVVAGEYNGELSKIKAMVDVGHVSWDVVEVESPELIRGCEEGLFERIDPALLGDQANYLPGTVSECGVASYVWSMVIAYNTQKLSTGPASWADFWDTQRFPGKRGLRKGAKYTLEVALLADGVSREDLYKVLGTPEGVNRAFRKLDEIKQNIQWWEAGAQPPQWLVAGDVVMSAAYNGRIASAQKDGSKLGIVWQGSLYDPDHWAIVRGSGNKALAEKFITFASQAESQKAFSSQIPYGPVRTEALAQLPADVQHQLPTAPANLADAQLVDAAFWVDHGEELEQRFNAWAAR from the coding sequence ATGCGTACTTTCACCGCGTCGCTCAGCTTTGCAGTGCTTACCGCTGTCAGTCTTCCTGCGCTTTCCAGTACCTCCAGTCTGACGGTGATCTCTTTTGGTGGCGCTACCAAGGCCGCTCAACAGGCCGCCTATTTCCAGCCCTTTGAAAGCAGCGGGGCAGGGAAGGTGGTGGCTGGCGAATACAATGGCGAACTTTCAAAGATCAAAGCCATGGTCGACGTCGGCCATGTGTCCTGGGACGTGGTGGAGGTAGAAAGTCCTGAACTGATTCGCGGTTGTGAGGAGGGACTGTTCGAACGGATCGATCCGGCGCTGCTCGGCGATCAGGCCAACTACCTGCCCGGTACCGTGAGCGAATGCGGTGTGGCCAGCTATGTGTGGTCCATGGTCATTGCCTACAACACCCAGAAGCTCAGCACTGGGCCTGCGTCATGGGCTGATTTCTGGGATACCCAGCGTTTTCCAGGCAAGCGCGGTCTGCGCAAAGGTGCCAAGTACACCCTTGAGGTGGCCTTGCTCGCTGACGGCGTCTCCCGCGAGGATCTCTACAAAGTGTTGGGCACTCCGGAAGGGGTGAACCGCGCATTCCGCAAGCTCGATGAGATCAAGCAGAACATTCAGTGGTGGGAGGCCGGCGCGCAACCTCCGCAATGGCTGGTTGCCGGCGACGTGGTGATGTCCGCCGCCTACAACGGTCGCATTGCATCGGCCCAGAAGGACGGCTCCAAGCTCGGCATTGTCTGGCAGGGCAGCCTGTATGATCCTGACCACTGGGCAATCGTGCGCGGGTCCGGGAACAAGGCGCTGGCAGAGAAATTCATCACCTTCGCCAGTCAGGCCGAGTCGCAAAAAGCCTTCTCCAGCCAGATTCCTTATGGCCCCGTGCGCACTGAAGCGCTCGCTCAATTGCCTGCCGATGTCCAGCATCAGCTACCTACCGCTCCTGCCAATCTCGCCGACGCGCAACTGGTGGACGCAGCGTTCTGGGTCGACCACGGCGAAGAGCTGGAACAACGCTTCAACGCCTGGGCTGCACGCTGA